The Avibacterium sp. 20-132 genome segment ACACGCCGTTACGCTGGCGTGAAGATGATCTTATTGAGCCTTTTATTGCTGATCTTCTTTTATTAGAGGCAGAAAACAACTTAGTACAGCCAAATTTCCAACCAAATTCAGCGTTACAGTTTTATTGGCATAATAGCTTGAGCCTTTTCCAACAAGCGCAATATCAAGCGCTCTATGGCTTGCTTACTCTTGCGCATTACAAAACCTCTCCCACTGATTTACGGCGTTTACTTGATGGTAAAGATCAGCAATTTTTATTGGCGAAAGCAAAGGACGATTTGTTAGGGGCGGTTTGGTTATTGCAGGAAGGCGGAATGCAAGATAGGGCTGTGCTTGAAGGAATAATGCAAGGTATTCGTCGTCCAAAAGGGAATTTAGTGGCGCAAATATTGTGTCAAGCTAGTTTGAATGAAGCCGCCTGTAAACTGACTTCTACCCGCATTTCACGCATTGCGGTACAACCAAAATGGCAACATCAAGGGATCGGTACGAGATTAATTTCACAAGTGATAGCGCATAGTGAGAGCGATTTTCTTTCTGTAAGTTTTGGTTATTCAGCAGAATTAGCTTATTTTTGGCAAAAATGTGGTTTTGAGCTGGTTTATTTAGGCGAGCATAAAGAGGCGAGTAGCGGTTGTTATACCGCAATAGCACTAAAAGGAAAGAGTGTGGTAGGAAAACAGTTTTGTAACGAATTGGTGCTAGCATTTCAGCGTAATATTGGGCTATCTTTTCATCCTTTAGCAGCGCAATTTATAAGTGTAGAACAGGATAAGAAATTAACGGAAGCAGATAAGAAAGCATTATATTATTTTGCTTATTATCAGCGAAATCTTGCCAGCACAGTACCAGCTATTCAGCGTTTACTTGCACAAGTTAGCCCACAAAATATGCCATTGTTAGCGCATTATTGTGAAATGAAAATGTTGCCTTTAACCGGTAAAAAAAAATGGTTGCAAGGTTGTCGGGAAGAAATAAAACGGTTATTGCAAAAGCAAAAAATTCTTTTATGATAAGAGATAAATCACACCAAGGAACAATAGCGATATAGGAGGAAAAATGGATAATCAGCCAAAAGGCGTGTTACGCAGATTATGGGATAAATATAGCGAATTTTGCAAAGAATTGGGGGTTGATCAAGGGGCTTGTCGTAGTTGTGTGCCGGTGGTGAAATTTGATGATGAACCACCGAAAAAAGTAGAAAAGGATCAGAAAACCAATTCTTAAGATCCGATCGCGATCTTGCATTTTTTACAATGCCATTTGGGGCTTTCTCAAATGGCTTTCTTTTTGCCTGAAATAGACAAATCTTTACATAAGGCAGGATCAAATTGCTTGCAACTTAGTCAAACTAATACTAAACTTACGCATAAGTGGTAAAAAGTGGTGTTTTGTGGTAAAAACTGCAAAAAATCTGTAAAAAACAACCGCACTTATTTTTAACCAAGAGATCTCAAACAATGTTTCGTGGCGCATCATCGGTAAATTTGGATTCAAAGGGACGGCTTGCCATTCCTACCCGTTATCGCGCAGAGATCCTAGAAAAAAATAATGGTCAAATGGTTTGCACGGTAGATATTCGCCAACCTTGCTTGCTACTTTATCCTCTAGATGAATGGGAAATTGTTGAGCAAAAGTTATTAAGTTTGTCGAATTTTGATCCTGTGCAACGCAGTTTACAGCGTGTGATGCTCGGTTATGCTACGGAATGTGAGCTTGACAGCGTAGGGCGAATTTTGATTAGCGCGCCATTACGCCAGCACGCAAAACTGGAAAAAAGCACAATGTTAGTGGGTCAGTTAAATAAATTTGAAATTTGGAGCGATGTAGAATGGCAAGCTCAAATTCAACAAGATATGGCCCTCGGTGCAAGTGGGCAGCTTGCTCAATCCCCTGAATTAATTACGCTGTCGTTATAAGAGAAGATGAACTTCCAGCAAGCGCAGCGGCACTAGCAGAGATAAGCGGTGTACTTGAGTACACCGCATTATCTCATTTTAATATTTAATTTTTTATTATTTTACAACGAGTTATGAACGCGCAGAACCTTTTTTCTTCACCTGAACATTTTACCGTTTTATTGAATGAAGCGGTGGACGGCTTGGCATTGAAAGAAAAAGGCATCTATATTGATGGTACCTTTGGGCGTGGTGGTCATTCTCGTCTGATCTTATCTCGCTTATCACAAGATGGCAGATTAATAGCCATTGATCGCGATCCTCGCGCCATTGCAGCAGCACAGCAAATTCAAGATCCGCGTTTTCAGATTGAGCATCAGAGTTTCTCAGCGATCCCTGAGATCTGCGAGAAACTCGGTTTAGTTGGGAAAATTGATGGGATTTTGCTCGACCTTGGCGTTTCTTCACCGCAATTAGATGAAGCAGAACGCGGTTTTAGCTTTATGAAAGATGGGCCACTTGATATGCGAATGGATACTACGCAAGGTTTATCAGCGGCAGAGTGGTTACAACAGGTTTCAGAGCAAGATCTTGCTTGGGTACTGAAAACCTTTGGTGAAGAGCGGTTCGCTAAGCGTATTGCGCAAGCTATTGTTAATTATAATAAAAACGCACGTCAAAATGGCACAGAGCCACTGCATCGTACCTTGCAATTAGCTGAATTAATCGCTCAATCAGTACCTTTTAAGGATAAACATAAACATCCTGCAACACGCAGTTTTCAGGCAATTCGTATTTTTATTAATGCCGAATTCGAAGAGCTAGAGCGTGTTTTAACCGGGGCTTTACAAGTGTTAGCGCCACAAGGACGTTTGTCAATCATCAGTTTCCATTCCCTAGAAGATCGTATGGTGAAGCATTTTATGCGTAAGCAAAGTAAGGGGGAAAGTTTACCAAAAGGCCTTCCATTGCGCGAAGATCAAATTCAGCGTAGTCAAACCTTAAAAACCATTGGTAAAGCAATTATGCCAACAGAACAAGAAATTGCACAAAATGCACGCTCTAGGAGTGCAGTACTGCGCATTGCGGAGAGGGTATAAAAATGATTGAAAATTCAGAACGCTATCCATTGCGTAGCATTATTGTCGAGGATCTTTTTGCCTCAAACAAACTCTTGATGGCGTTAATGGCATTAGTGATTGTGAGTGCGCTAAGCACAATTTGGATTACTCACCAAACGCGTGGGCTGATTGCAGAAAAAGGCGAATTAGTACTACAACACCAAGCCTTAGAAAATGAATTTTTAAACTTAAAGTTAGAAGAAGCAACCCAAAGTGATAATACTCGTGTTGAGGCGATTGCAACTGGGAAATTACAAATGCAACATATCTCGCCAGAACAAGAAATTTTATTATTAGAATAATTTGAGGGGCAAGGATGATTAAGAAAAATAATAAAGCAAAGCGTAGCACTAGCACAGGCAGTGCGATTAAACGCAATAAACCTAAAATTTCTTACGATAGTAGTTTTTTGCTGATACGTTTTCGTGTTGCTGTTTTTTTCACTATGCTTTTGTTAACTGCATTGATTGCCCGAGCGGCTTATGTGCAAGTGGTAAATGCGGATCCCCTTGCTGATGAGGCAGATAAGCGTTCAGTGCGAACACAACAGGTGCTTTCAGTTCGAGGTTCAATTTTAGATCGTAATGGACAATTACTTTCTGTAAGCGTGCCAATGTATTCCGTGGTGGCTGACGCAAAATTTGTGTTTGAAGAGAATTCGTTACAGGATAAAGATCGTTGGCAAGCCTTAGCCAAAGCCCTCGGTGTTTCTTATAGCCAGTTAGTTAAACGCGTGGAAAAAGATCCTTCTTCGCGTTTCGTGTATTTATCTCGTCAGGTTTCACCAACCGTCGCGGATTATGTTAAGCAACTAAAAATTAAAGGCGTTGTACTGAAAACAGAGGCTCGCCGTTTTTATCCTAGAGTCGAGGAGACAGCTCATTTAATTGGTTATACCAATATTGATGGTGAAGGCATTGAAGGGATTGAGAAAAGTTTTAACGCGTTATTGGTGGGAAAATCGGGTTCTCGTACTTACCGCAAGGATAAATTTGGACACGTTGTAGAAGACATTGCAGATGTAAAAAAATATGATGCCCACGACGTTACCTTGAGTATTGATGAAAAACTGCAATCAATGGTTTACCGTGAAATCAAAAAAGCGGTGGCAGAGAATAAGGCGGAATCAGGTACCGCAGTATTAGTGGATATTCGCACTGGTGAAGTGTTAGCGATGGTCAATGCCCCTTCCTATAACCCAAATAACCGTGTTGGTGTGAAAGCAGATTTAATGCGAAACCGAGCGATTACAGACACCTTTGAACCCGGTTCGACAGTAAAACCTTTCGTTGTTTTGACCGCACTTCAAAACGGTGTGGTAGGGCGTAACGAAGTGATTAATACAGGGCCTTTGGTGTTAAATGGACACGAAGTGAAAGACGTTGCCCCTAGAGATCGCCAAACCCTTGATGAAATTCTCGAAAATTCCAGTAACCGAGGGGTAAGTCGTTTAGCTTTGCGTATGCCACCGAGTGCATTAATGGAAACCTACCAAAATGCGGGGTTAGGGAAGCCAACAGAGTTAGGGTTGATTGGTGAACAATCAGGCATTTTAAATGCAAGTCGTAAACGCTGGGCAGATATTGAACGCGCTAACGTGGCTTATGGTTATGGGATAAATGCGACACCACTACAAATTGCGCGTGCTTACGTAACGTTAGGAAGCTTTGGGATTTATCGTCCACTTTCCATTACTAAGGTTGATCCGCCAGTGATTGGTCAGCGTGTGTTTTCCGAAAAAATTACCCGTGAAGTGGTCAATATGATGGAAAAAGTGGCAATTAAAAATAAACGCGCAATGGTAGAAGGTTATCGTGTCGGGATTAAAACAGGGACGGCAAAAAAACTGGAGAAAGGTCGCTATGTGGATAAATATATTGCTTATACCGCAGGCATTGCCCCAATTTCTGATCCCCGTTATGCCTTGATTGTACTGATTAATGAACCAAAAGCAGGACAATATTATGGTGGTGCGGTTTCTGCCCCATTATTCTCAAATATTATGGGATATGCACTACGAATGAATAATGTTACGCCGGATGGCATCGCGCAACAAAAAGTCGCAAAACGCACTGTTCGTTTAAGTGAT includes the following:
- a CDS encoding GNAT family N-acetyltransferase gives rise to the protein MQPRQLCFLVGENEWLQAQLSPLFSYLERFETQSAVLFFDENSSALFAIEKIKLIPFSKAKNQLGREHSLIIYDARQSLNLDTLAIAAGTLQADGQLYILCHHWQHLATQIDLDSLRWSGVPQGIPTPNFVQFMQQKVREYGFPVYQQHNNALFLPEPYKPVSEVVELVYSATQDQQHILQRLLDQPKEINVITAKRGRGKSALAGLFATHLDKVILTAPNKSAVQILQDFAQKDLPFIAPDDLAQQVQQNPDKFTQYWLIIDEAAMIPLPLLMQLTSHFHAILCTTTIQSYEGTGRGFLFKFMQKNHRTLQHFELNTPLRWREDDLIEPFIADLLLLEAENNLVQPNFQPNSALQFYWHNSLSLFQQAQYQALYGLLTLAHYKTSPTDLRRLLDGKDQQFLLAKAKDDLLGAVWLLQEGGMQDRAVLEGIMQGIRRPKGNLVAQILCQASLNEAACKLTSTRISRIAVQPKWQHQGIGTRLISQVIAHSESDFLSVSFGYSAELAYFWQKCGFELVYLGEHKEASSGCYTAIALKGKSVVGKQFCNELVLAFQRNIGLSFHPLAAQFISVEQDKKLTEADKKALYYFAYYQRNLASTVPAIQRLLAQVSPQNMPLLAHYCEMKMLPLTGKKKWLQGCREEIKRLLQKQKILL
- the ftsL gene encoding cell division protein FtsL, whose protein sequence is MIENSERYPLRSIIVEDLFASNKLLMALMALVIVSALSTIWITHQTRGLIAEKGELVLQHQALENEFLNLKLEEATQSDNTRVEAIATGKLQMQHISPEQEILLLE
- the rsmH gene encoding 16S rRNA (cytosine(1402)-N(4))-methyltransferase RsmH, with the protein product MNAQNLFSSPEHFTVLLNEAVDGLALKEKGIYIDGTFGRGGHSRLILSRLSQDGRLIAIDRDPRAIAAAQQIQDPRFQIEHQSFSAIPEICEKLGLVGKIDGILLDLGVSSPQLDEAERGFSFMKDGPLDMRMDTTQGLSAAEWLQQVSEQDLAWVLKTFGEERFAKRIAQAIVNYNKNARQNGTEPLHRTLQLAELIAQSVPFKDKHKHPATRSFQAIRIFINAEFEELERVLTGALQVLAPQGRLSIISFHSLEDRMVKHFMRKQSKGESLPKGLPLREDQIQRSQTLKTIGKAIMPTEQEIAQNARSRSAVLRIAERV
- a CDS encoding DUF5363 domain-containing protein; the encoded protein is MDNQPKGVLRRLWDKYSEFCKELGVDQGACRSCVPVVKFDDEPPKKVEKDQKTNS
- the ftsI gene encoding peptidoglycan glycosyltransferase FtsI; the protein is MIKKNNKAKRSTSTGSAIKRNKPKISYDSSFLLIRFRVAVFFTMLLLTALIARAAYVQVVNADPLADEADKRSVRTQQVLSVRGSILDRNGQLLSVSVPMYSVVADAKFVFEENSLQDKDRWQALAKALGVSYSQLVKRVEKDPSSRFVYLSRQVSPTVADYVKQLKIKGVVLKTEARRFYPRVEETAHLIGYTNIDGEGIEGIEKSFNALLVGKSGSRTYRKDKFGHVVEDIADVKKYDAHDVTLSIDEKLQSMVYREIKKAVAENKAESGTAVLVDIRTGEVLAMVNAPSYNPNNRVGVKADLMRNRAITDTFEPGSTVKPFVVLTALQNGVVGRNEVINTGPLVLNGHEVKDVAPRDRQTLDEILENSSNRGVSRLALRMPPSALMETYQNAGLGKPTELGLIGEQSGILNASRKRWADIERANVAYGYGINATPLQIARAYVTLGSFGIYRPLSITKVDPPVIGQRVFSEKITREVVNMMEKVAIKNKRAMVEGYRVGIKTGTAKKLEKGRYVDKYIAYTAGIAPISDPRYALIVLINEPKAGQYYGGAVSAPLFSNIMGYALRMNNVTPDGIAQQKVAKRTVRLSDQKKDEKTN
- the mraZ gene encoding division/cell wall cluster transcriptional repressor MraZ, which produces MFRGASSVNLDSKGRLAIPTRYRAEILEKNNGQMVCTVDIRQPCLLLYPLDEWEIVEQKLLSLSNFDPVQRSLQRVMLGYATECELDSVGRILISAPLRQHAKLEKSTMLVGQLNKFEIWSDVEWQAQIQQDMALGASGQLAQSPELITLSL